The Myxococcota bacterium sequence CCGGGGCCGCCGGTCGGGTTGATCGAGAGCTCGCCCGCGGGGCTCGCCACGACCGTGCGCGCCCCCTTCAGGACGACGATGGCCTGCGCACCCGCCGCCAGCGCACGCGCGGCGCCGGCCCGGTCGGCCTGGATTGCCGCGCTGTCGCGCCCGAGCAGGCGCGCGGCCTCACCCGGGTGCGGGGTGAGCACGCGCGGCGCGCGCGCGCGCAGTGACTCGAGCGCGCCGGCGAAGGCGTTCAGCGCGTCGGCGTCGATCACGGCCGGCACGGCGGCGCCGGTGGCGAGCGCGCGCGCCAGCGCGGCGGCGCCGTCGCTCTGGCCGAGCCCGGGGCCCAGCACCAGCGCGTCGCGCGCCGCGGCCTCGCGCGCGATCTCCGCCGAGTGACTGGCCGCGAACTCGCCCGAGCCGGCATCGGCGAGCGCCACGCACATCGCCTCGGCCAGCTGCGCCGCGTGGATCGGCACGAGCGCGCGCGGGGCCGCGATCGAGAGCAGACCGACGCCCGCGCGCAGCGCGCCCAGCGCGGAGAGGATGGCCGCGCCGGTCTTGCCCAGTGACCCGCCCACGACCAGCGCGTGGCCGAACGTGCCCTTGTGACCCGTCGCGGGGCGCGGCGGCAGGAGCGCGCGCGCGGCGCTCCGCGTCAGGAGGTGCGCGCGGATGCCGGCGCGCGCGACCGACTCCGCCGGGAGGCCGATGTCGGCCACGAGCACGCGGCCCGAGCCCGCGACCAGGGCCTGCCCGAGCTTGGGCAGGCCCAGCGCGACGCAAAGCTCGGGCTCGAGCGCGAAGCCCAGGGCGAGCCCCGTGTCG is a genomic window containing:
- a CDS encoding NAD(P)H-hydrate dehydratase codes for the protein MTPDARGWPCPSADEMRAVDADAIARLGIPARTLMEAAGRAVAEAVATHYPQCRRPLVACGPGNNGGDGYVVARLLAQQGRGVTPRVLEVSELPRQSPEAKANRDLCLAAGIELRAGAGVARAALAGCDLVVDALFGVGLSRPVTGEPAAMLTALAGAGLPIVSVDVASGASSDTGLALGFALEPELCVALGLPKLGQALVAGSGRVLVADIGLPAESVARAGIRAHLLTRSAARALLPPRPATGHKGTFGHALVVGGSLGKTGAAILSALGALRAGVGLLSIAAPRALVPIHAAQLAEAMCVALADAGSGEFAASHSAEIAREAAARDALVLGPGLGQSDGAAALARALATGAAVPAVIDADALNAFAGALESLRARAPRVLTPHPGEAARLLGRDSAAIQADRAGAARALAAGAQAIVVLKGARTVVASPAGELSINPTGGPGLAAGGSGDVLAGVIGALLARGLPAWDAARLGVYLHGLAGDLGPLQGGLASELAARIPAAWQALAAAESPDEPGILRPLA